The genomic region AATTAAAAACTCACAATTTGATAACTGATTCTCAAAAGGATCTATTAAAATCGTCAAAAGTATTGGTGACAGGTGGCGCAGGATTTATAGGTTCTAATCTTTGCGAAAAGCTTTTAGAATTTGGCGCTGAAGTAACCTGCCTTGACAATTTAGCTACAGGTCATAAACATAATATTGAGCCATTTTTAGAAAATACTAAATTTAAATTCATTGAAGGGGATATTCGAAACCTGGAAACCTGTCTTGAGGCTACTAAAAATCAGGATTTCGTTCTCCATGAAGCAGCCTTGGGTTCTGTTCCAAGGTCAATTAATGATCCTATAACTAGTAATGATGTTAATGTTTCAGGTTTCTTGAATATGCTTGTCGCATCTCGTGATAATGGAATCAAACGATTTGTGTACGCGGCAAGTTCATCTACCTATGGTGATTCTGAAAATCTCCCAAAAGTAGAGGACGTTATTGGTAAACCTCTTTCACCCTATGCTATCACTAAATATGTCAATGAGCTTTATGCTGATATATTCAAAAAGGCATATGGTCTAAATACGATTGGACTCCGTTATTTCAATGTCTTCGGAAGACGTCAGGATCCTAATGGAGCTTACGCAGCAGTCATCCCAAAATTTGTGATGCAGCTGATGAAAAAGGAAAGTCCTGTGATCAACGGAGATGGAACTTAT from Christiangramia sp. OXR-203 harbors:
- a CDS encoding SDR family oxidoreductase is translated as MITDSQKDLLKSSKVLVTGGAGFIGSNLCEKLLEFGAEVTCLDNLATGHKHNIEPFLENTKFKFIEGDIRNLETCLEATKNQDFVLHEAALGSVPRSINDPITSNDVNVSGFLNMLVASRDNGIKRFVYAASSSTYGDSENLPKVEDVIGKPLSPYAITKYVNELYADIFKKAYGLNTIGLRYFNVFGRRQDPNGAYAAVIPKFVMQLMKKESPVINGDGTYSRDFTYIDNVVQMNLLCLVTDNEKALNEVYNTAVGDRTNLKELTHLLKQNLAEYDSDIAEVEIKHGPNRPGDIPHSLASVEKAKKLLNYNPTHRIEDGLKEATHWYWDNL